Genomic DNA from Blattabacterium sp. (Blaberus giganteus):
TAAATCTAATGGAATCCCATAACTCATGGTACTAGATAAATAAATACTTTTGATATAAGATCCTTTAGATGTAGAAGGTTTATTCCTAACAATTATTTTCATAAACTTTTCTAAATTATCTAATAAATATTTATGTGAAAATGAAACTTTTCCTACTGAAGCATGAACAATTCCATAACGATCTGCTTTGAAGGTTATTTTTCCAGATTTAATTTCTTCTATAGATTTTTCTGGATTTATGGAAACAGTTTCCATTTTAGGATTTGGCATTAATCCCTTAGGACCCAATATTTTTCCTATTGTTCCCAATTGATTCATTACAGAAGGAGTGGCAACAATAACATCTACATCTGTCCATCCAGATTTAATTTTTTCAATATATTTTAATCCAACGTAATCCGCTCCTGCTTTTTTCGCTTCAGATTCTTTATTTTTAGGAACCAAAGCTAAAATACAAACATTTTTACCTGTTCCATGAGGAAGCAAAACTGTACCTCTTACCACTTGATGTGGTAAACGAATATCTATACCAAGACGAACAGAAATATCAACAGAAGCATCAAATTTTACAAAATCAATTTCTTTAATAAGAAATATTGCTTCTTCTAAAGAATACTTTTTTTTATAAATTTTATCTATAATTTTCTTTTTATTTTTAGTTAATTTTTTTGACATACTGTATAAATGAAGTTTTGTTTTAACTATCAATAATTTCTATTCCCATAGATCTAGCAGTTCCGGATACCATAGAGATAGCGGATTCTATAGAAAAACAATTAAAATCTTCCATTTTATTCTTCGCAATCATTTTAATTTCATTTAAACTTATTTTTCCTATTTTAGAACGATTAGATTCTTTGGATCCTTTTTCTTTTTTCACTATATTCAACAATTGAATAGAAACCGGAGGTCTTTTAATTGAAAAAGAAAATGATTTATCTTCATACACTGTTATTACTACAGGACAGATTTCTCCTATTTTATCTTGAGTAACAGAATTATATTGTTTACAAAACTCCATAATATTGACTCCAGAACTTCCCAAAATAGGACCTATAGGAGGGGCGGGACTCGCTTTTCCTCCATTTATTTTCTGTATTTTAATTTTTTTAATCACTTTTTTATTTGTTCTAATCATGATTTTATTAAATTTTTTCTATTTGTGTAAAATTCAATTCTAATGGAGTTTTTCTTCCAAAAATTAAAACAGCTAATTCTAATTTTCTTTTCTCTTCATGAATTTTTTCAATTGTACCATTGAATCCTGTAAAAGGACCATCTATTACTTTAATTGTTTCTCCTACTACAAAAGGAATACTAATATTTTCATAACTTTCAGAAAGTTGATCTATTTTCCCTAACATTTTATTTACTTCTTCTTTTCTCATAGGAATAGGAGTTGCGGAAGCTCCTTTCCCTTCACTTAAAAAATTTATAACACCTGGAACATTTTTTATTGCATGAGCCGCTTCTCCTTCTAAATTTGCTTCGACCATGACATATCCAGGATAATGAACTTTTTCTCTATGAATTTTTTTTCCTTTTCTCATTTGTATTACTTTTTCTATAGGGACTAATACTTTTCCTATATGTTCCTGAAATCCATTATCTCTAATTTCATTCTCGATATATGATTTCACCTTATTTTCTTGTCCACTCATAGTTTTTATTACATACCATTTTCTTTCCAAATCACTCATAAAGAAAATAATTTTTTAATCAAAAAAATGAAAAAACCATCAACTCCATATAAAAATATGGATAAGATCATAGAGAGAAAAGAAATGATCATTGTTATTATTTGTAAATCCTCCCATTTAGGCCATGTTATACAATGAAAAAATTCGTTATAAATTTCTAAAAAAAAATTATTTTTTTTCATGCATATATGTATGAATAATCAATGCACGGACGGTAAGAATCGAACTTACGACCTTCGGTTTTGGAGACCGATGCTCTACCAACTGAGCTACATCCGTTTGCAATTCAAATTATGTTTTTCAAATCAATCAATCTATTATATGAATTACTTGTCCCGCACCTACCGTTTTTCCTCCTTCACGAATAGCAAAACGTAAATTCTCACTTAATGCTATCGGTTGATGTAATTCAACCTCCATAGAAATATTATCGCCCGGCATAACCATTTCTATTCCATTTGGAAGATGAATCTCCCCTGTAACATCTGTAGTTCTCAAGTAAAATTGAGGACGATATTTATTATGAAAAGGGGTATGTCTTCCACCTTCTTCTTTTGTAAGAATGTATACTTCCGCTTTAAATTTTTTATGAGGAGTTACAGATCCCGGTTTTCCTATAACCATTCCTCTTTTGATATCTTTTTTTTCTATTCCACGTAACAACAATCCTACATTGTCTCCTGCTTGTCCTTTATCTAAAATTTTTCTAAACATTTCAACTCCTGTTACGGTAGATGATAATTTATTTTCTCCCATTCCAATAATATCTACTAAATCTCCTGTGTTAATAATTCCACTCTCAATACGACCTGTTGCTACTGTTCCTCTTCCAGTTATAGTAAAAACGTCTTCTACAGGCATCAAAAAAGGTTTTTCCATTTCACGAATGGGTTCAGGAATATAATCATCCAATATTTTCATCAAATCTTTTATTTTTTCTACCCATTTTTTTTCTCCATTTAAAGCGCCTAAAGCTGATCCTTGTATAATAGGAATATTTTCTCCATCATATTCATACTTGGAAAGTAACTCTCTAATTTCCATTTCTACTAATTCTAATAATTCTAGATCATCCACTTGATCTACTTTATTCATAAATACTACAATTTTTGGAACGCCTACTTGTCTAGACAATAATATATGTTCTCTAGTTTGAGGCATAGGTCCATCTGTAGCCGCTACAACTAAAATCGCTCCATCCATTTGAGCCGCTCCTGTGATCATATTTTTAACATAATCGGCATGTCCAGGACAATCTACATGTGCGTAATGTCTTTTTTCGGTTTCATATTCTACATGAGATGTATTAATGGTGATTCCTCTTTCTTTTTCTTCAGGAGCATTATCTATTGCATCAAAACTTTTCTCTTCTGCTAAACCAATTTCTGATAATACCTTTGTAATTGCAGCAGTTAGAGTGGTTTTTCCATGATCAACATGACCTGTGGTTCCTATATTTACATGCGGTTTGTTTCGTTTAAATCTTTCTTTTGCCATGATAAAATTATTAAAAATATTTCTTTTTTAATAAGCCAACGGCGGGAATTGAACCCGTGACCTCTCCCTTACCAAGGAAGTGCTCTACCACTGAGCTACATTGGCCATACTAATTCTTATATTTTTATCCGATTCATATATAAATAAATCATATAAGAGCGGAAGACGGGATTCGAACCCGCGACATTCAACTTGGAAGGCTGATGCTCTACCAACTGAGCTACTTCCGCAATATGGGGAGAGCAGGATTTGAACCTGCGAAGGCAAAGCCAACAGATTTACAGTCTGTCCTCGTTAACCAAACTTGAGTATCTCCCCAAAAGCCGATGGAGGGATTCGAACCCACGACCCCGAGATTACAAATCACGTGCTCTGACCAACTGAGCTACACCGGCTATTCAGATTTGATTCGTAATAATGAAAATCAAGGCGATACAAATCTATAGAGATTTTTATAATTCTCAAAAAAATAATAAATCTTATAAAATTTTTACATTTGTATTGCCTTTTTAATTTTATGTTTAAACATGAATAATAAAAGTACACCAATGGATATTACAAGATCAGATAAATTAAAAACGGGTTTAAAAAATTGAAAATTATAACCTCCAAAAAATGGAACCCAATGAGGAATATAAGTATCTATTATAGGTAAATAAAACATGTCAACAACACATCCTTCCATCAAAGAAGCGTATCCTTCTGTATGATTTTTTTTAAGATGAAAAATATTAGAATTTATTTTAGATATTCCAAAATAAGGAACCCATTTTTTAGATTCTTGACTATAAATTGTACCTGAATCAAATAATAATCCATATAAAGCACTATCCAAAAAATTTCCCATAGCACCTGACAAAATTAAACTAATAGGGATAGTCAAATATTTAGAAGATCCTTTCTTAATATTTCTATAAAGAAAAATAGAAATCAAAAAAACTAAAAAAAGTCGAAAAATACTCAATAATCTTTTTCCATGATATCCTCCTACAAAATTAATACCATAAGCCATTCCTGGATTTTCTACAAAAAGAATTCGGAAGAAAGAAAGTATAGAAATTCCACTTCCTAATTCAAAATGAGTTTTAATATAAACCTTTAAAATTTGATCTATTGACAATACAGAAAAAATAATGAAAAAGAATTTTTTCAAGAATCTATTTATTTATTTTTTCAATCAATTTTTTCCCTTCAATACTTAAAGTAGTATGAGGAACAGCCATGAGACGTTCTTTAGGAATTAATTTTTTGGTGATACGACAAATTCCATAATCTTGATTTTCTACTCTAATTAAAGCGGAATTTAAACTTTTTATAAATTTTTGTAAATGTTCCACAATTTGAGCATTTTGTTCCTTACTCAAAGTTTCTGATCCATCATCAAAAGCTTTGAAAGTAGAAGAAGTATCATCTGTTCCATTATTTTTATCATTAGAAAATGATTCCTTAAAAATTGATAAATCTTTTTTTACTTTTTTCAATTTTTCAAGTATAAGTTTACGAAATTCTTTCCTTTCTTCCATAGAATATCTTTTTTGTTTTACTTGTCCTTTCATTTTTTTATATTTTCTACTTTTCGTATCTGCATATATAATATGAATTTTTCTTCAAAATATATTTTTTCTTCCTTCTCTTCATGTTCATATTCTTGTAATTCTTGGAAAGAAACATCGACAGCAAGAGTTTCTTTACAAAGAAAATCTTTATTTTTTTGTAAAATAATTTTAACTTTATCTTTGAAATAATGATTTTTTTTTACACTTATATATACAAATATTTTTTCTATTACATTATATTCTCGATTTTTTCTTAATTTTTGTATATGTCTAATTAATTCTCTTACAAATCCTTCTTCCCAAAGAGAATTTGTAATACGTAAATCTAATGCTATTGTAAATTCAGAATCAAATAAAACTGACCAATTTTTAATATATTCAGTAGTAATTTTTACATCTTCTAAAGAAAGAATCACTTTTTCTTTTTTTATAAAAAGAATACATTTTTTGTTTTTTTCTATTTCTCTAATTTTTTCTTGATTAAATTTTTTTATAATCTCAGAAATTATCTGAACTTTATTTCCAAATTTAGGTCCAATAGATTTGTAATTAGGTTTTATATGTTTTATAAATTCAAGATTTTTGTATGATGAAGGAAATTCTACTTTTTTTACATTAGCTTCTTGGAATAGAATTTCAGATGACTGTTTCAATTGGAAACGCATTTTATTATCATAAACAAGAATAAGCAATTTTTGCAAAGGTTGACGAATTTTTATTTTATTCTTTTTTCTTATAGAAAAAACCATGGAAATTATTTTCTGAATCCAAAACATTTTATTTTCCAATTCTTTATTAATTAAATTGTAATTATAACTAGGAAAACTTGTTAAATGAATACTTTTAAAATTTTCTTTTTCAGTAATAGAATTTAAATCCACATATAATTTTTCAGAAAAAAATGGAACTATAGGAGAAATTAATTTAGCGACAACAATTAAACATTTATAAAGAATTTGATATGCAGATATTTTATTTTTTGTATATTTCTCTTTCCAAAATCTTCTTCTACATAATCTTACATACCAATTACTTAATTTATCTAAAACAAAAGATGAAATCAAACGCGAAGCTTTAGTTGGATTATAATTAGTATAGTAATTGTCTGTTTTTTTAATAAGAGTGTTTAATTCAGAAAGGATCCAAAAATCCAATTCTGTATAATTGTTAAAACATTCTTCTTCTTTGTAAGAGAACCCATCAATATTAGCATATAAAACAAAAAAAGAATAGATGTTATATAATGTTCCAAAAAATTTATTTATAATAGTATGAATATCTTTTATATTAAATTTTAAATTATCCCAAGGTTCAGAATGGAATATAATATACCAACGTATAGCATCAGGACCATAACTATCTATTAAATCAAAAGGATTTATGGTATTCCCTTTACTTTTTGACATTTTACGACCATTTTTATCTAAAATTAATCCTGTTGATACTACATTTTTGTATGCTATTGAATTGAATAATAAACTACTAATAGTATGTAAGGTAAAAAACCATCCTCGTGTCTGATCTATTCCTTCAGAAATAAAATCAGCAGGAAATAATAAATTTTTATCTATATATTCTTTGTTTTCAAATGGATAATGAAATTGTGCATATGGCATAGCACCAGAATCAAACCATACATCAACTAAATCAGATTCTCTTTTCATAGGTTTTTCTTTAGGAGAAACCAATATAATTTTATCCAAAATGTGTTTATGCAAATCTATTTTATCATAATTATTATCACTCATATCATCTAATATAAAATCTTTAAATACATTATGTGACATAAATCCATATTTAATAGATTTTTTTATTTCAAATAATAATTCTTTAATTGATCCTATTACGATTTCTTCATCTCCTTTTTCTGTTCTCCAAATAGGAAGAGGGGTTCCCCAATATCTTGACCGAGAAAGATTCCAATCTTTTGTATTTTTTAACCAAGAATCAAAACGTTTTTTTCCTATAAAATCAGGATACCATTGAATTTTTTGATTCAAACTAATCATTTTATCTTTCATTTCTGTAGTTTTTATAAACCATGAATTGAGTAGATAATAAAGAATTGGTTTTTCTGTTCTCCAACAGTGTGGATAAAAATGAACATGTTTTTCCGTTCTAAATATTTTTTGTTCTTTTTCTAAAAAGAAAATTATTTCTTGATCTACTGAAAGAGTATTTTTTTTATTGTTCGTATTAAATTCATTTTTAACATATTTTTTTGAAAATCCGTGAGGAAAATTTTTTATAAATTTTCCTTGAAAATCAACTAAAGAAACAGGAATATTATCTTCATTTAAAACTAACATTGGAGGTATATTATATTTCTTAGCTACTATAAAATCATCTATGCCAAATGTAGGCGAAATATGAACTATTCCTGTTCCTTCATTTACATTAACAAAATCTCCTGTTATAATTTGAAATGCATTTTTTTCGTTATAGTAAGGTTTAAACCAAGGCAATAATTGTTCATATTTACTGTATATTAATTCTTTACCTTTAAATTTTTCTACTATTAAATAAGGAATTTTATGATTTTTTATATTAATATCTAATTCAGTTTCATTTGAAACAGAATAAAATTGATTTGATAATAATATTTTATGAATTAATTTTTCAGAAAAAACAATATTTTCTTTTGAAAAAGTATATGTGTTATAAGTTTTAATCAAAACATAGTCTATCTCATAACCAAAAGCTAATGCAGTATTGGATGGAATTGTCCAAGGAGCAGTAGTCCATGATATAAAATATATGTCTCCTAAAATATTTTTAAATTTTTTAGGTAAAGTATTTTTAATTGCTTTAAATTTCAAAAATGGAGACAATTGTTTTACTTCTTTATAAGTTCCAGTCATGTTCAATTCATGATAACTTAATCCTGTTCCTGCTGCAGGAGAATAAGGCTGGATTGTAAGTCCTTTATAAAGAAGATTTTGATCATATAATTTTTTAATTAGCCACCATACACTTTCTATATATTTTGCATTGTAAGTAATAAACGAATGATCTAAATCTATAAAATATCCTATTTTTTCCGTAAATAATTGCCATTTTTTCAATGATTTATTGACGAAACTTTTACAAAAATTATTATATTTTTCTATACTAATTTTTTTTCCTATATCATTTTTAGTGATTCCTAGATACTTTTCTACATTTAATTCTACAGGAAGTCCATGAGTATCCCAACCTGCTTTTCTAAATACTTTTTTCCCTTTAAGAGTATGGTATCTACAAAAAATGTCCTTTATAATTCTAGTTATAATATGATGAACACCAGGATTTCCATTTAAAGATGGAGGCCCTTCATATAAAATATAAGAAATAGTATTTTTTTTATGATCATAAAAAAAATTAGAATTATTTTGAAAAATCTTATGTTTTTTCCAATATTGAGATATTTCTATAGTTATTTGACTAAGATCCAATTTTTTATATTCTCTGAATATTTTTGACATAAGGTTATAAATAATAAATTAACAATCTTCTATTTTGATATATTTTAATAATTATATTTTGATAATATGAATAAAAACGAAATTTTTTATTGCAAAAAAAAAGAAGAAACTCCATTAATTAAGCAATATAATGATATAAAAACTAAATATCCAGATACAATTTTATTATTTCAAGTTGGAGATTTTTATGAAACTTTTGGAGAAGATGCTATTCAATGTTCTCAAACATTAAATATCGTTTTAACTAAACGATTCAATATGCATTTAGCAGGGTTCCCCTACCATTCTTTGAATACTTACTTACCAAAATTGATACGTTCAGGATTTCGTGTTGCTATTTGTGATCAACTAGAAGAACAAAAAAAAGGTAAAAATATTGTAAAAAGAGGAGTAACAGAACTTGTTACTCCAGGAGTATCCGTTGATGAGAACATTATATCTCCAAAATCAAATAATTTTTTAGCTTCTATTTACGTCGAAAAAAATAAAAATTTTGGGTTAAGTTTTTTAGATATTTCTACTGGAGAATTTTTTGTAACAGAAGATACAAAAAATAATATTTTGCAATATATAAAACGTTTTCATCCTAGTGAAATTCTTTTTCAAAGAAAAGAAAAAAATTTTTTTGATAAATTGTTAAAAGGGGAATATTATACTTTTCTTCTGGAAGACTGGATGTTTGATTATTCATTTGCATATGAAAAATTAACGTCTCATTTTGAAATGAATTCTTTAAAAGGATTTGGTATTAATGATTTAAAATTAGGTATTATTTCTTGTGGAGTAATCTTATCTTATTTACATAATACTCTTCACTTCAATATAAAACATATTTCTAATATACGAAGAATAAAAAAGGAAGAACACGTGAGTATAGATGATTTTACTTTTAGAAATTTAGAAATATTTCATCCTTTGAACAAAGAAGGAGTTTCTTTGATAAAAATACTTGACCATACTATTACTCCTATGGGAGGAAGATTATTGAAAAATTGGATTATTTTTCCTTTAAAAAATATCTTTCGTATAAGAAAACGTCATCAAATAGTGGAAAAATTATCTACTAATAACGTAATACGTATTTTTATAAAAACAAAACTAAAAAATGTTTATGATATAGAAAGAATAATTTCTAAAATAGCTATTGGAAAAATTTCTCCACGTGAAATGTATACGTTATATAAATCTCTTATTTCTATAAATGAAATACAAAAAAAATGCCTATCTCAAGGAGATAAAATTTTAACCAATATAGGAAACTCTTTTGAAGATTGTAATATTATATGTGAAAAAATAGCTAATACAATACAAGAAAATCCTCCACATAAAATTGAAAAAGGGAAAGGAAATGTTATAAATCAAGGTTTTTCTAAAGAATTAGATGAAATTCGAACAATGTATTTTTTTCAAAAAAAATATCTAGAAAAACTTTGTTCAATTGAGAAATTGAAAACAGGAATTAATAATTTAAAAATTGGATATAATAATATTTTCGGATATTTTTTTGAAGTTAAAATTTCTAAAAAAGAAAAAGTCCCATTACACTGGATACAAAAACAAACATTGACAAATTCTATTCGATATATTACTGAGGAATTAAAAAATTATGAATTGAAAATTTTCAATGCAGAACAAAAAATATTTTCTTTAGAAAAAGAAATATTTAATAATCTAATCAATCATATGTTAGATAACATAAAATCTTTACAAAAAAATGCAAAAACAATTGCAAAATTAGATGTACTATGCTCT
This window encodes:
- a CDS encoding lipoprotein signal peptidase: MKKFFFIIFSVLSIDQILKVYIKTHFELGSGISILSFFRILFVENPGMAYGINFVGGYHGKRLLSIFRLFLVFLISIFLYRNIKKGSSKYLTIPISLILSGAMGNFLDSALYGLLFDSGTIYSQESKKWVPYFGISKINSNIFHLKKNHTEGYASLMEGCVVDMFYLPIIDTYIPHWVPFFGGYNFQFFKPVFNLSDLVISIGVLLLFMFKHKIKKAIQM
- the ileS gene encoding isoleucine--tRNA ligase is translated as MSKIFREYKKLDLSQITIEISQYWKKHKIFQNNSNFFYDHKKNTISYILYEGPPSLNGNPGVHHIITRIIKDIFCRYHTLKGKKVFRKAGWDTHGLPVELNVEKYLGITKNDIGKKISIEKYNNFCKSFVNKSLKKWQLFTEKIGYFIDLDHSFITYNAKYIESVWWLIKKLYDQNLLYKGLTIQPYSPAAGTGLSYHELNMTGTYKEVKQLSPFLKFKAIKNTLPKKFKNILGDIYFISWTTAPWTIPSNTALAFGYEIDYVLIKTYNTYTFSKENIVFSEKLIHKILLSNQFYSVSNETELDINIKNHKIPYLIVEKFKGKELIYSKYEQLLPWFKPYYNEKNAFQIITGDFVNVNEGTGIVHISPTFGIDDFIVAKKYNIPPMLVLNEDNIPVSLVDFQGKFIKNFPHGFSKKYVKNEFNTNNKKNTLSVDQEIIFFLEKEQKIFRTEKHVHFYPHCWRTEKPILYYLLNSWFIKTTEMKDKMISLNQKIQWYPDFIGKKRFDSWLKNTKDWNLSRSRYWGTPLPIWRTEKGDEEIVIGSIKELLFEIKKSIKYGFMSHNVFKDFILDDMSDNNYDKIDLHKHILDKIILVSPKEKPMKRESDLVDVWFDSGAMPYAQFHYPFENKEYIDKNLLFPADFISEGIDQTRGWFFTLHTISSLLFNSIAYKNVVSTGLILDKNGRKMSKSKGNTINPFDLIDSYGPDAIRWYIIFHSEPWDNLKFNIKDIHTIINKFFGTLYNIYSFFVLYANIDGFSYKEEECFNNYTELDFWILSELNTLIKKTDNYYTNYNPTKASRLISSFVLDKLSNWYVRLCRRRFWKEKYTKNKISAYQILYKCLIVVAKLISPIVPFFSEKLYVDLNSITEKENFKSIHLTSFPSYNYNLINKELENKMFWIQKIISMVFSIRKKNKIKIRQPLQKLLILVYDNKMRFQLKQSSEILFQEANVKKVEFPSSYKNLEFIKHIKPNYKSIGPKFGNKVQIISEIIKKFNQEKIREIEKNKKCILFIKKEKVILSLEDVKITTEYIKNWSVLFDSEFTIALDLRITNSLWEEGFVRELIRHIQKLRKNREYNVIEKIFVYISVKKNHYFKDKVKIILQKNKDFLCKETLAVDVSFQELQEYEHEEKEEKIYFEEKFILYMQIRKVENIKK
- the rplA gene encoding 50S ribosomal protein L1, which translates into the protein MSKKLTKNKKKIIDKIYKKKYSLEEAIFLIKEIDFVKFDASVDISVRLGIDIRLPHQVVRGTVLLPHGTGKNVCILALVPKNKESEAKKAGADYVGLKYIEKIKSGWTDVDVIVATPSVMNQLGTIGKILGPKGLMPNPKMETVSINPEKSIEEIKSGKITFKADRYGIVHASVGKVSFSHKYLLDNLEKFMKIIVRNKPSTSKGSYIKSIYLSSTMSYGIPLDLKSFVNK
- the rplK gene encoding 50S ribosomal protein L11, translated to MIRTNKKVIKKIKIQKINGGKASPAPPIGPILGSSGVNIMEFCKQYNSVTQDKIGEICPVVITVYEDKSFSFSIKRPPVSIQLLNIVKKEKGSKESNRSKIGKISLNEIKMIAKNKMEDFNCFSIESAISMVSGTARSMGIEIIDS
- a CDS encoding preprotein translocase subunit SecE; this encodes MKKNNFFLEIYNEFFHCITWPKWEDLQIITMIISFLSMILSIFLYGVDGFFIFLIKKLFSL
- the nusG gene encoding transcription termination/antitermination protein NusG, yielding MSDLERKWYVIKTMSGQENKVKSYIENEIRDNGFQEHIGKVLVPIEKVIQMRKGKKIHREKVHYPGYVMVEANLEGEAAHAIKNVPGVINFLSEGKGASATPIPMRKEEVNKMLGKIDQLSESYENISIPFVVGETIKVIDGPFTGFNGTIEKIHEEKRKLELAVLIFGRKTPLELNFTQIEKI
- the tuf gene encoding elongation factor Tu, giving the protein MAKERFKRNKPHVNIGTTGHVDHGKTTLTAAITKVLSEIGLAEEKSFDAIDNAPEEKERGITINTSHVEYETEKRHYAHVDCPGHADYVKNMITGAAQMDGAILVVAATDGPMPQTREHILLSRQVGVPKIVVFMNKVDQVDDLELLELVEMEIRELLSKYEYDGENIPIIQGSALGALNGEKKWVEKIKDLMKILDDYIPEPIREMEKPFLMPVEDVFTITGRGTVATGRIESGIINTGDLVDIIGMGENKLSSTVTGVEMFRKILDKGQAGDNVGLLLRGIEKKDIKRGMVIGKPGSVTPHKKFKAEVYILTKEEGGRHTPFHNKYRPQFYLRTTDVTGEIHLPNGIEMVMPGDNISMEVELHQPIALSENLRFAIREGGKTVGAGQVIHIID
- a CDS encoding TraR/DksA C4-type zinc finger protein, which encodes MKGQVKQKRYSMEERKEFRKLILEKLKKVKKDLSIFKESFSNDKNNGTDDTSSTFKAFDDGSETLSKEQNAQIVEHLQKFIKSLNSALIRVENQDYGICRITKKLIPKERLMAVPHTTLSIEGKKLIEKINK
- the mutS gene encoding DNA mismatch repair protein MutS; its protein translation is MNKNEIFYCKKKEETPLIKQYNDIKTKYPDTILLFQVGDFYETFGEDAIQCSQTLNIVLTKRFNMHLAGFPYHSLNTYLPKLIRSGFRVAICDQLEEQKKGKNIVKRGVTELVTPGVSVDENIISPKSNNFLASIYVEKNKNFGLSFLDISTGEFFVTEDTKNNILQYIKRFHPSEILFQRKEKNFFDKLLKGEYYTFLLEDWMFDYSFAYEKLTSHFEMNSLKGFGINDLKLGIISCGVILSYLHNTLHFNIKHISNIRRIKKEEHVSIDDFTFRNLEIFHPLNKEGVSLIKILDHTITPMGGRLLKNWIIFPLKNIFRIRKRHQIVEKLSTNNVIRIFIKTKLKNVYDIERIISKIAIGKISPREMYTLYKSLISINEIQKKCLSQGDKILTNIGNSFEDCNIICEKIANTIQENPPHKIEKGKGNVINQGFSKELDEIRTMYFFQKKYLEKLCSIEKLKTGINNLKIGYNNIFGYFFEVKISKKEKVPLHWIQKQTLTNSIRYITEELKNYELKIFNAEQKIFSLEKEIFNNLINHMLDNIKSLQKNAKTIAKLDVLCSFSSLALENNYIKPKVNDSLQISIIKGRHPVIERQFISKSSYIPNDIILNKSNQQILIITGPNMSGKSAILRQTAIIILMAHVGSFVPAKYAEIGLIDKIFSRVGASDNISLGESTFMVEMNETASILNNLSKRSFIILDEIGRGTSTYDGISIAKSIIEFLHEKNFRPLTLFATHYHELNEMSLFFKRIKNYHISVKEINDNIIFMRKLVTGGSEHSFGIYVAKISGMPIEIIERAKKILNSLKLKKNKTEINNKKVFYLLKKIICSLKKIKNIDSLSLQDITGKIHEIKNLLDY